A window of the Gordonia humi genome harbors these coding sequences:
- a CDS encoding GNAT family N-acetyltransferase, whose product MHLRNRHQAPQNSARSLLQQISEVVHNPERERFELWVAGDLVGVLGYSLEDAPDGTIATILHTVMYDEYAGHGLATRLTGSAMSYMRDNGFKVRPVCTFTRKFIEEHPGVVPLVPV is encoded by the coding sequence ATGCATCTGAGGAATCGCCATCAGGCGCCGCAGAATTCCGCTCGTTCGCTGCTCCAACAGATCTCCGAAGTGGTCCACAACCCGGAACGGGAACGCTTCGAACTGTGGGTGGCGGGCGATCTCGTCGGCGTGCTGGGCTACAGCCTCGAAGACGCTCCCGACGGCACGATCGCGACCATTCTGCACACCGTCATGTACGACGAGTACGCCGGTCACGGCCTCGCGACCAGACTGACCGGAAGCGCCATGTCGTACATGCGCGACAACGGCTTCAAAGTCCGTCCCGTCTGCACGTTCACCAGGAAGTTCATCGAGGAGCATCCGGGAGTGGTCCCGCTGGTGCCGGTGTAG
- a CDS encoding exodeoxyribonuclease III: MRLATWNVNSIRARSEDVVAWMTRHAIDVLALQETKCSDDQFPVMSFAAHGYDVAICGDGGYNGVAIASRAGLTDVHIGFDGQPTYNGVRESRAISATCGGVRVWSLYVPNGRTRTDPHMSYKLEWLDALADVTRLELGHDPAAQVALAGDWNVAPTDADVWDPELFADRTHTSDAERAAFAQFGAAGFVDSAGPFAPGPDTYTFWDYQAGRLERNEGMRIDFALCSPALNDRVFDAFIDVAARNAKGASDHAPLVLDVSSA, from the coding sequence GTGCGCCTGGCGACCTGGAACGTGAACTCGATCCGCGCGCGTTCGGAGGACGTCGTCGCGTGGATGACCCGGCATGCGATCGACGTCCTGGCGCTGCAGGAGACCAAGTGCTCCGACGACCAGTTCCCGGTGATGAGTTTCGCCGCACACGGCTACGACGTCGCGATCTGCGGCGACGGCGGATACAACGGGGTCGCCATCGCGTCCCGCGCGGGTCTGACCGATGTGCACATCGGCTTCGACGGTCAGCCGACGTACAACGGCGTGCGCGAGTCGCGCGCGATCTCGGCGACATGCGGCGGCGTGCGCGTGTGGAGCCTGTACGTGCCGAACGGCCGGACACGGACCGATCCGCATATGAGTTACAAACTGGAGTGGCTCGACGCCCTCGCCGACGTCACCAGACTCGAGCTCGGACACGATCCGGCCGCCCAAGTGGCGTTGGCCGGCGACTGGAACGTAGCACCGACCGACGCCGACGTATGGGATCCCGAGCTGTTCGCCGACCGCACGCATACCTCCGACGCCGAGCGCGCCGCGTTCGCCCAGTTCGGCGCCGCCGGTTTCGTCGACAGTGCGGGACCGTTCGCACCCGGTCCGGACACGTACACGTTCTGGGACTACCAGGCCGGCCGATTGGAGCGCAACGAAGGCATGCGCATCGACTTCGCGCTGTGCTCGCCCGCACTGAACGACCGGGTCTTCGACGCCTTCATCGACGTCGCCGCCCGCAACGCCAAGGGCGCCAGCGACCACGCTCCGCTCGTCCTCGACGTCTCGTCCGCGTAG
- the thiC gene encoding phosphomethylpyrimidine synthase ThiC, translating into MSTSVSTGGVTTGPIEGSTKEYLEVEHRSGLGTVDGLRVPTRRVHLTDGDHLDLYDTSGPYTDPNAVIDLERGLEPIRDSWTRPEPIDGAATQLGWARAGIVTAEMAYIAAREGVDAEVVRTEVAAGRAVIPANHRHPESEPMIIGKKFAVKVNANIGNSAVTSSIAEEVEKMVWATRWGADTIMDLSTGKDIHQTREWIMRNSPAPVGTVPIYQALEKVKGDPTALTWEIYRDTVIEQAEQGVDYMTVHAGVLLRYVPLTAKRVTGIVSRGGSIMAAWCLAHHTESFLYTHFDELCEILARYDITFSLGDGLRPGSIADANDEAQFAELRTLGELTTRAKAYGVQVMIEGPGHVPMHKIVENVRLEEEWCDEAPFYTLGPLATDIAPAYDHITSAIGAAMIAQAGTAMLCYVTPKEHLGLPDRDDVKVGVITYKIAAHAADLAKAHPRAQERDDALSKARFEFRWTDQFNLALDPDTAREYHDETMPAEPAKTAHFCSMCGPKFCSMRISADVRAYAEENDLVTAEDIDRKIAQEMAAKSEEFTAAGNQVYLPISEVAAP; encoded by the coding sequence ATGAGCACATCTGTGTCCACCGGCGGTGTCACCACCGGCCCCATCGAGGGCAGCACCAAGGAATACCTCGAGGTCGAACATCGCTCCGGTCTCGGGACGGTCGACGGCCTGCGTGTCCCCACTCGACGCGTTCACCTCACCGACGGCGACCACCTCGACCTGTACGACACATCCGGTCCGTACACCGATCCGAACGCCGTGATCGACCTCGAACGCGGTCTCGAACCGATCCGCGACTCGTGGACCAGGCCCGAGCCGATCGACGGCGCCGCCACCCAGCTCGGCTGGGCCCGAGCGGGCATCGTGACCGCCGAAATGGCCTACATCGCCGCCCGCGAAGGCGTCGACGCCGAGGTGGTCCGCACCGAGGTCGCCGCCGGCCGCGCGGTGATCCCGGCCAACCACCGCCACCCCGAATCGGAACCCATGATCATCGGCAAGAAGTTCGCGGTCAAGGTCAACGCCAACATCGGCAACTCGGCGGTCACATCGTCGATCGCCGAAGAGGTGGAGAAGATGGTGTGGGCCACCCGATGGGGCGCCGACACGATCATGGACCTCTCCACCGGCAAGGACATCCACCAGACCCGCGAGTGGATCATGCGCAACTCCCCCGCCCCGGTCGGCACCGTTCCGATCTACCAGGCGCTGGAGAAGGTCAAGGGCGATCCGACCGCACTGACCTGGGAGATCTACCGCGACACCGTGATCGAACAGGCCGAGCAGGGGGTCGACTACATGACCGTCCACGCCGGTGTCCTGCTGCGCTACGTGCCGCTCACGGCCAAACGCGTCACCGGCATCGTCTCGCGCGGCGGATCGATCATGGCGGCCTGGTGTCTGGCGCACCACACCGAATCGTTCCTGTACACGCACTTCGACGAGCTCTGCGAGATCCTCGCCCGATACGACATCACCTTCTCCCTCGGCGACGGTCTGCGCCCCGGTTCGATCGCCGACGCCAACGACGAGGCCCAGTTCGCCGAACTCCGGACGCTCGGTGAACTGACCACTCGCGCCAAGGCGTACGGCGTGCAGGTGATGATCGAGGGTCCCGGCCACGTGCCGATGCACAAGATCGTCGAGAACGTGCGCCTGGAGGAGGAATGGTGCGACGAGGCCCCGTTCTACACCCTCGGTCCGCTCGCCACCGACATCGCGCCCGCCTACGACCACATCACCTCGGCGATCGGCGCCGCGATGATCGCCCAGGCGGGCACCGCGATGCTCTGCTATGTCACCCCCAAGGAGCATCTCGGTCTGCCCGACCGCGACGACGTCAAGGTCGGCGTGATCACCTACAAGATCGCCGCCCATGCCGCCGACCTGGCCAAAGCGCATCCGCGTGCGCAGGAGCGCGACGACGCGCTGAGCAAGGCGCGGTTCGAGTTCCGCTGGACCGACCAGTTCAACCTGGCACTCGACCCGGACACCGCCCGCGAATACCACGACGAGACGATGCCCGCCGAACCCGCGAAGACCGCGCACTTCTGCTCGATGTGCGGTCCGAAGTTCTGCTCCATGCGCATCTCCGCCGACGTCCGCGCCTACGCCGAGGAGAACGACCTCGTCACCGCCGAGGACATCGACCGGAAGATCGCGCAGGAGATGGCGGCCAAGTCGGAGGAGTTCACCGCCGCGGGCAACCAGGTCTACCTGCCCATCAGCGAGGTCGCCGCGCCGTGA
- a CDS encoding acyl-CoA dehydrogenase family protein: MEFAFDDETRELIEGVSAFMDSHVYPNEQVFHDQLAQLDDKWAWDSVPVLAELRGEARSRGYWNFFLPGENGAGLTNLQYAPLAELSGRSPQLAPAVFNCAAPDTGNMEVLNEFGTAAQQEQWLRPLLDGEIRSAFAMTEPDVASSDATNIELSIRRDGDEYVVNGRKWWITGAMNPNAKILIVMGKTDPEAPRHRQQSQILVPRDTPGVEVIRGMEVFGYDDHSHGGHAELKFTDVRVPVANVIADEGAGFAIAQARLGPGRIHHCMRSIGLAERAVELMCDRASARVAFGRPLAEQGVIRDWIAESRVRIEQLRLLVLKTAWLMDTVGNKGAHSEIQAIKIATPRTVQWILDKAIQVHGAGGLSQDFPLAEAYAGIRTLRFADGPDEVHKNSLAKAELRKRTER; the protein is encoded by the coding sequence ATGGAATTCGCATTCGACGACGAGACCCGCGAGCTGATCGAGGGCGTCAGCGCCTTCATGGACAGCCACGTCTACCCGAATGAGCAGGTCTTTCACGACCAGCTCGCCCAGCTCGACGACAAGTGGGCCTGGGACAGCGTGCCGGTGCTGGCCGAACTGCGCGGCGAGGCGCGCTCGCGCGGCTACTGGAACTTCTTCCTGCCCGGCGAGAACGGTGCGGGGCTGACCAACCTGCAGTACGCTCCGCTCGCCGAGCTCAGCGGCCGCAGCCCGCAGCTGGCACCCGCCGTCTTCAACTGCGCCGCGCCGGACACCGGAAACATGGAGGTCCTCAACGAGTTCGGCACCGCGGCCCAGCAGGAGCAGTGGCTGCGCCCGCTGCTCGACGGCGAGATCCGCTCGGCATTCGCGATGACCGAACCGGACGTCGCGAGCTCGGATGCGACCAACATCGAGCTGTCGATCCGCCGCGACGGCGACGAGTACGTCGTCAACGGTCGCAAATGGTGGATCACCGGTGCGATGAATCCGAACGCGAAGATCCTCATCGTGATGGGCAAGACGGATCCGGAGGCGCCGCGTCACCGGCAGCAGTCGCAGATCCTCGTCCCGCGGGACACCCCGGGCGTCGAGGTGATCCGCGGTATGGAGGTCTTCGGCTACGACGACCACAGCCACGGCGGACATGCCGAACTGAAGTTCACCGACGTCCGCGTGCCGGTCGCGAACGTCATCGCCGACGAGGGCGCCGGTTTCGCCATCGCGCAGGCCCGTCTGGGACCGGGGCGCATCCACCACTGCATGCGATCGATCGGCCTCGCCGAGCGCGCCGTCGAGTTGATGTGCGACCGTGCATCCGCTCGTGTCGCGTTCGGTCGCCCGCTCGCCGAGCAGGGTGTGATCCGCGACTGGATCGCCGAATCGCGCGTGCGCATCGAGCAGCTGCGACTTCTGGTCCTCAAGACCGCATGGCTGATGGACACCGTCGGAAACAAGGGGGCGCACAGCGAGATCCAGGCGATCAAGATCGCCACCCCGCGTACCGTCCAATGGATCCTCGACAAGGCGATCCAAGTGCACGGCGCCGGCGGTCTGTCGCAGGACTTCCCGCTCGCCGAGGCGTACGCGGGCATCCGTACGCTGCGCTTCGCCGACGGTCCCGACGAGGTTCACAAGAACTCGCTGGCCAAGGCCGAGCTCCGCAAGCGCACAGAGCGCTGA
- a CDS encoding phosphotransferase family protein has protein sequence MTQPHPGLDLDVLGRWLPEHVDGAGSQLSATLIAGGKSNLTYRITDGTAVWILRRPPVGHLLATAHDMVREHRMMSALAPTPVPVPAMYALCDDPDVLGAPFYVMECVDGATYRSKADLAAVGAERTRAMSENFVDVLAELHRVNPAEVGLADFGRPEGFLGRQVERWHKQFEAAHTRELPTMEALYAELSQRVLADTAPGIVHGDYRLDNVLVDGDDRVVGVVDWELSTIGDPLTDLALMLVYGRMAKFSPDTVADATEAPGYLSEDEVIARYAAGSDRDLSDLGFYIALSCFKLAGIVEGIHYRFVNGQTVGDGFSQIGEGVYGLLDAGLAALKEN, from the coding sequence ATGACGCAGCCGCATCCCGGACTCGACCTGGATGTCCTCGGCCGCTGGCTTCCCGAGCACGTCGACGGCGCGGGCTCGCAGCTGAGCGCGACGTTGATCGCCGGTGGAAAGTCGAACCTGACGTACCGGATCACCGACGGGACGGCGGTGTGGATTCTGCGTCGGCCGCCGGTGGGGCACCTGCTGGCGACCGCCCACGACATGGTCCGCGAACACCGCATGATGTCGGCGCTCGCGCCGACTCCCGTGCCCGTGCCCGCGATGTACGCGCTGTGTGACGATCCGGACGTGCTCGGCGCCCCGTTCTACGTCATGGAGTGCGTCGACGGTGCCACCTACCGCTCCAAGGCCGACCTCGCCGCCGTCGGCGCCGAGCGGACCAGGGCGATGTCGGAGAACTTCGTCGACGTCCTCGCCGAACTGCACCGCGTGAACCCGGCGGAGGTCGGGCTGGCCGACTTCGGCCGTCCCGAGGGCTTCCTCGGGCGTCAGGTCGAGCGGTGGCACAAGCAGTTCGAGGCCGCGCACACCCGTGAGCTCCCGACGATGGAGGCGCTGTACGCCGAACTGTCGCAGCGGGTTCTGGCCGACACCGCGCCCGGGATCGTGCACGGCGACTACCGGCTCGACAACGTCCTCGTCGACGGCGACGACCGCGTCGTCGGCGTCGTCGACTGGGAGCTGTCGACGATCGGCGACCCGCTCACGGACCTCGCGCTGATGCTGGTCTACGGCCGCATGGCGAAGTTCTCGCCGGACACCGTCGCCGATGCGACGGAGGCCCCCGGTTACCTGAGCGAGGACGAGGTGATCGCCCGGTACGCCGCGGGCAGCGACCGTGATCTGTCGGACCTCGGCTTCTACATCGCCCTGAGCTGTTTCAAACTGGCGGGCATCGTCGAAGGAATCCACTACCGCTTCGTCAACGGCCAGACGGTCGGCGACGGCTTCTCGCAGATCGGCGAGGGCGTGTACGGACTGCTCGACGCGGGGCTCGCCGCACTGAAGGAGAACTGA
- a CDS encoding YhgE/Pip domain-containing protein, whose product MLAAFSPGSDFKRYYRGRMPRLAFAVIILMPLMYGALYLWAFWNPFNEVNRIPIALVNLDTGAQMDGKELKAGEQVVQGLLESKQLDLDVVSESEATDGVDHGKYYFSITLPKDFSQAVVSPTSGNARSAQLIFTYNDANNYLASVLGGDAAQQVVANVSAQVGTQTFDIVFQQVGGMLPKVTEAIDGANELAAGLVTANSGGKQLAGGVDELSSAVLKATDPLVSLTSDGGGLSPAEVKAASTRIDTNVTKLNTVMSDAAGAQSRAANALDTVVSRLSNSRDPSMRALASTLAPAKQYLTTQGLGPDADNTLTQLQSDSSLISSQFNTPGSPLNTFLGLAETGALHNDIMTVRSDMTELSDGANELSSGLGELQTGSAQLASGLDEAGDAIPKWTKAQQDALAKTLAAPVTLEEKYKNEAETFGTGFAPFFFSLALFVGGIIAWMLFTPLQSRPIAQGLNSVRAVLASYAPTFGVGVLQALILYLVTVYAVGMKPAHLFGTFGFMVLVVATFLAIIQMFNALFGPAVGRVVTLAFLMIQLTSAGGIYPVQTTTKPFQYIHWVDPMTYTVNGLRQMIMGGVDYRFWVAFAVLIGITLLCLIVSTFAARRNRQYTMDRLYPPVEV is encoded by the coding sequence ATGCTCGCAGCATTCTCCCCGGGCAGCGACTTCAAGCGTTACTACCGCGGCAGGATGCCGAGGTTGGCGTTCGCTGTCATCATCCTGATGCCGTTGATGTACGGCGCGCTCTACCTGTGGGCGTTCTGGAACCCGTTCAACGAGGTCAACCGGATCCCGATCGCCCTGGTGAATCTGGACACCGGCGCGCAGATGGACGGCAAGGAGTTGAAGGCCGGCGAGCAGGTGGTCCAGGGACTCCTGGAGTCCAAGCAACTCGACCTCGACGTGGTCTCCGAGTCCGAGGCCACCGACGGCGTGGACCACGGCAAGTACTACTTCTCGATCACCCTGCCCAAGGACTTCAGCCAGGCCGTCGTATCGCCGACGTCCGGCAACGCGAGATCGGCTCAACTGATCTTCACGTACAACGACGCCAACAACTATCTGGCGTCGGTCCTCGGCGGCGACGCCGCTCAGCAGGTCGTGGCGAACGTGTCGGCGCAGGTCGGCACCCAGACCTTCGACATCGTCTTCCAGCAGGTCGGCGGCATGCTGCCGAAGGTCACCGAGGCCATCGACGGCGCCAATGAGCTCGCCGCGGGGCTGGTGACCGCGAACTCCGGCGGCAAACAGCTGGCCGGGGGCGTCGACGAACTCTCCAGTGCCGTGCTGAAGGCCACCGATCCGCTCGTGTCTCTGACGAGCGACGGGGGCGGACTCAGCCCCGCCGAGGTGAAGGCGGCGTCGACCCGCATCGACACGAACGTGACCAAGCTGAACACGGTGATGAGCGACGCGGCGGGGGCCCAGTCGCGGGCGGCGAACGCCCTGGACACGGTCGTCTCGCGTCTGTCGAACAGCCGTGACCCGTCGATGCGCGCGCTCGCGTCGACCCTCGCGCCGGCCAAGCAGTACCTGACGACGCAGGGGCTCGGCCCCGACGCCGACAACACCCTCACTCAGCTGCAGTCCGACTCGTCGTTGATCTCGTCGCAGTTCAACACGCCGGGCAGCCCGCTGAACACCTTCCTCGGCCTGGCCGAGACCGGTGCGCTGCACAACGACATCATGACGGTCCGCTCGGACATGACCGAGCTCAGCGACGGTGCGAATGAGCTGTCGTCCGGTCTGGGCGAACTGCAGACCGGTTCGGCGCAGCTCGCGAGCGGTCTCGACGAGGCCGGCGACGCCATCCCGAAGTGGACCAAGGCCCAGCAGGACGCGCTCGCCAAGACTCTGGCGGCGCCGGTGACCCTGGAGGAGAAGTACAAGAACGAGGCCGAGACCTTCGGCACCGGCTTCGCGCCGTTCTTCTTCTCCCTGGCGCTGTTCGTCGGCGGCATCATCGCCTGGATGCTGTTCACACCGTTGCAGTCCCGTCCGATCGCACAGGGGCTGAACTCGGTGCGCGCCGTGCTCGCCTCGTACGCTCCCACGTTCGGCGTCGGCGTCCTGCAGGCCCTGATCCTGTACCTCGTGACCGTGTACGCGGTCGGCATGAAACCGGCGCATCTTTTCGGCACATTCGGATTCATGGTGTTGGTGGTCGCGACGTTCCTCGCGATAATTCAGATGTTCAACGCATTGTTCGGTCCAGCCGTCGGCCGTGTGGTCACGTTGGCGTTCTTGATGATTCAGCTGACTTCTGCCGGCGGTATATACCCCGTTCAGACGACGACGAAACCATTCCAGTACATCCATTGGGTGGATCCGATGACATATACCGTCAACGGGTTGAGACAAATGATCATGGGCGGCGTCGATTATCGATTCTGGGTGGCGTTCGCGGTCCTCATCGGGATCACGCTCCTGTGCCTGATCGTGTCGACGTTCGCCGCTCGAAGAAACCGGCAGTACACGATGGACAGGCTCTATCCGCCAGTCGAAGTCTGA
- the thiD gene encoding bifunctional hydroxymethylpyrimidine kinase/phosphomethylpyrimidine kinase: protein MTDPRLLPTVAPGRTPVRVMTVAGSDSGGGAGIQADMRTFALLGLHACVAVTAVTVQNTLGVTGVQEIEPEVVAAQMHSVVPDIGVGAVKTGMLASAPIIEAIADACDELSIGGGRTIPLVVDPVCASMHGNPLLAVDALGTLIHRMIPLADVVTPNLDEVRLITGIDVVDAATQRDAARALHDLGARWALVKGGHLRTSELSPDLLFDGTEFIALETRRIHTPHDHGAGDTLAAAICAALAHGRTVPDALEFAKGWVTRGLESAYPLGAGHGPVNPLWRVGE from the coding sequence GTGACCGATCCGCGCCTGCTGCCGACCGTCGCTCCCGGACGCACGCCGGTACGCGTGATGACCGTCGCCGGGTCCGACTCCGGCGGCGGCGCGGGCATCCAGGCCGATATGCGCACGTTCGCACTGCTCGGCTTGCACGCGTGTGTGGCGGTCACCGCGGTGACCGTGCAGAACACGCTGGGGGTCACCGGTGTTCAGGAGATCGAACCGGAGGTCGTCGCCGCGCAGATGCACTCGGTGGTGCCCGACATCGGGGTCGGCGCGGTCAAGACCGGGATGCTCGCGTCGGCGCCGATCATCGAGGCGATCGCCGACGCGTGCGACGAACTGTCGATCGGCGGCGGGCGGACGATTCCGCTCGTCGTCGACCCGGTGTGCGCGTCGATGCACGGCAATCCCCTATTAGCTGTGGACGCCCTCGGCACGCTCATACATCGGATGATCCCGCTGGCCGACGTCGTGACGCCGAACCTCGACGAGGTCCGACTCATCACCGGCATCGACGTGGTCGACGCGGCGACCCAGCGCGACGCAGCCCGCGCCCTGCACGATCTCGGCGCCCGGTGGGCACTGGTCAAGGGCGGGCATCTGCGGACCAGCGAACTCAGCCCGGATCTGCTGTTCGACGGCACCGAGTTCATCGCCCTGGAGACCCGTCGCATCCACACCCCGCACGATCACGGAGCGGGCGACACGCTCGCCGCCGCGATCTGTGCGGCCCTCGCCCACGGTCGCACGGTGCCCGATGCGCTCGAGTTCGCCAAGGGCTGGGTCACCAGGGGTCTGGAGTCGGCGTATCCGCTGGGAGCCGGCCACGGCCCGGTGAACCCGCTGTGGCGGGTCGGCGAGTAA
- a CDS encoding ATP-binding cassette domain-containing protein: MTEPYGAESFSDEAPTVETVLPRETILQARDMQVKASWGHIYGPVDLDIRRGGVTVLVGSGGRGRTALLLTLAGRMKPTAGTLDSFGRRNSAHRLFSRSALGFVDEVDEIEQTIRVHDVLTEQLRWTAPWYKFVGQSTADDLERLCRPVFGPLTLPTLDAYVEELPELTGALFRIAMANIRRPELLVVGGIDNLRNTASAALMLERLIDLGREQTVITADVNGVDPVDGITDVVDVPNLTDDEFVRLEHGDRIV, from the coding sequence ATGACTGAGCCCTACGGTGCCGAATCGTTCTCCGATGAGGCTCCCACAGTGGAGACCGTGCTGCCCAGAGAGACGATTCTGCAGGCACGCGATATGCAGGTCAAAGCGTCCTGGGGTCACATCTACGGACCGGTCGACCTGGACATCCGACGCGGTGGTGTGACCGTCCTCGTCGGGTCCGGAGGCCGCGGCCGGACCGCGCTTCTCCTCACCCTGGCCGGGCGGATGAAGCCGACGGCGGGAACCCTCGACTCGTTCGGCAGGCGCAATTCCGCGCACCGACTGTTCTCGCGTTCGGCCCTCGGTTTCGTCGACGAGGTCGACGAGATCGAGCAGACCATCCGCGTGCACGACGTGCTGACCGAACAGCTTCGTTGGACGGCGCCCTGGTACAAGTTCGTCGGGCAGTCGACCGCCGACGATCTGGAGCGGCTGTGCCGCCCGGTGTTCGGCCCGCTGACACTGCCCACGCTGGACGCCTACGTCGAGGAGCTTCCCGAGCTCACCGGTGCGCTGTTCCGGATCGCCATGGCCAACATCCGCCGACCGGAGCTTCTCGTCGTCGGCGGAATCGACAACCTGCGGAACACCGCGAGCGCCGCCCTGATGTTGGAACGGCTCATCGATCTCGGTCGTGAGCAGACCGTGATCACGGCCGACGTCAACGGCGTCGACCCGGTCGACGGGATCACCGACGTCGTGGACGTTCCCAATCTGACCGACGACGAGTTCGTTCGTCTCGAGCACGGAGATCGAATCGTATGA
- a CDS encoding glutamate decarboxylase: MADKDYQRMALSPVFNRLGEQSSLPRHEMADGMLLPSTAYQIVHDQAMLDGNSRLNMATFVSTYMDKEAQLLYMQTVDKNMIDKDEYPATAEIEDRCWRILGNLWHNPDVENSIGTSTIGSSEACMLGGLALKRRWQTKRKAEGKSTEAPNLVLSTAVQVCWEKFCNYFEVEPRWVPITEDHLFLDGHDLEKYVDENTIGVVAIMGQTYTGAYEPVEEIAAKLDQIQADTGLDVNIHIDGASGAMIAPFCQPELNWDFRVDRVASISTSGHKFGLVYPGVGWIVWRDKDALPESLIFHCAYLGGDMPTLALNFSRPGAQVLLQYYQFLRLGKEGYREVQQGSLDVAQYLSASIAEMAPFELVSKGDTIPVFAWRMRKGYTDNWTLYDLQDRLRMKGWQVPAYPLADDLAEVTVQRIVVRAGLSKDLAGSLLADIKTEVEFLERLTGPMPTEGQTSAFHH; this comes from the coding sequence ATGGCCGACAAGGACTACCAGCGGATGGCTCTCAGCCCGGTGTTCAACCGGCTCGGCGAGCAGTCGTCGCTGCCGCGCCACGAGATGGCAGACGGGATGCTCCTGCCGAGCACCGCGTACCAGATCGTCCACGACCAGGCGATGCTCGACGGAAACTCGCGCTTGAACATGGCGACGTTCGTCTCGACGTACATGGACAAGGAAGCCCAGCTCCTGTACATGCAGACCGTCGACAAGAACATGATCGACAAGGACGAGTATCCGGCGACCGCCGAGATCGAGGACCGCTGCTGGCGGATCCTGGGCAACCTGTGGCACAACCCGGACGTGGAGAACTCGATCGGCACCTCGACGATCGGCTCGTCCGAGGCGTGCATGCTCGGCGGCCTGGCGCTCAAGCGCCGCTGGCAGACCAAGCGCAAGGCCGAGGGCAAGTCGACGGAGGCGCCGAACCTGGTGCTCTCGACCGCCGTTCAGGTGTGCTGGGAGAAGTTCTGCAACTACTTCGAGGTGGAGCCCCGTTGGGTGCCGATCACCGAGGACCACCTGTTCCTCGACGGCCACGACCTCGAGAAGTACGTCGACGAGAACACCATCGGCGTCGTCGCGATCATGGGCCAGACCTACACCGGCGCCTACGAGCCGGTCGAGGAGATCGCGGCCAAGCTCGACCAGATCCAGGCCGATACCGGCCTGGACGTGAACATCCACATCGACGGCGCGTCCGGCGCGATGATCGCCCCGTTCTGCCAGCCCGAGCTCAACTGGGACTTCCGCGTCGACCGCGTCGCGTCCATCAGCACCTCGGGCCACAAGTTCGGCCTCGTGTACCCGGGTGTCGGCTGGATCGTGTGGCGTGACAAGGACGCTCTGCCCGAGAGCCTGATCTTCCACTGCGCCTACCTGGGCGGCGACATGCCGACCCTGGCGCTGAACTTCTCGCGCCCGGGCGCGCAGGTCCTGCTGCAGTACTACCAGTTCCTGCGTCTGGGCAAGGAGGGCTACCGCGAGGTCCAGCAGGGGTCGCTCGACGTCGCCCAGTACCTCTCGGCGTCGATCGCCGAGATGGCGCCGTTCGAACTCGTCAGCAAGGGCGACACGATCCCGGTGTTCGCGTGGCGGATGCGCAAGGGATACACCGACAACTGGACTCTCTACGATCTCCAGGACCGTCTGCGGATGAAGGGCTGGCAGGTTCCCGCCTACCCGCTCGCCGACGATCTCGCCGAGGTCACCGTGCAGCGCATCGTCGTGCGTGCCGGGCTGAGCAAGGATCTGGCCGGCTCACTGCTCGCCGACATCAAGACCGAGGTCGAGTTCCTCGAGCGTCTGACCGGTCCGATGCCGACCGAGGGCCAGACCTCGGCCTTCCACCACTGA
- a CDS encoding MaoC family dehydratase has protein sequence MRILNGADELKAAEGTHLGYSDWVEIDQARIDKFADATGDHQWIHVDPERAASGPFGATIAHGYLTLSLIPMLSWQVYKVEGNTMGINYGSNKVRFPSTVPVGSRVRAGVEIVSVTETAAGYQVINRVTVEREGGDKPACVAETVSVLAF, from the coding sequence ATGAGAATCCTCAACGGCGCCGATGAGCTCAAAGCCGCCGAGGGCACGCACCTCGGCTACTCCGACTGGGTCGAGATCGACCAGGCCCGCATCGACAAGTTCGCCGACGCGACCGGCGACCACCAGTGGATCCACGTCGATCCCGAGCGCGCGGCATCCGGACCGTTCGGCGCCACCATCGCGCACGGCTATCTGACGCTGTCGCTGATCCCGATGCTGTCGTGGCAGGTGTACAAGGTGGAGGGCAACACCATGGGCATCAACTACGGCAGCAACAAGGTCCGCTTCCCGTCGACGGTCCCGGTCGGCTCGCGCGTGCGCGCGGGCGTCGAGATCGTGTCGGTCACGGAGACGGCCGCCGGGTACCAGGTGATCAACCGCGTCACCGTCGAACGCGAGGGCGGCGACAAGCCCGCATGCGTCGCCGAGACCGTGTCGGTGCTGGCGTTCTGA